In a genomic window of Dyadobacter fermentans DSM 18053:
- a CDS encoding TonB-dependent receptor domain-containing protein codes for MKLVLQLTFLAVFSGLTSEAFAQFPGGGGGGSRGGGGDFRGGGNRPQRQTVIPGTAEDTPKGNGKITGVLVDSTSKKPVEFAALSLVDTKTNSPIDGTTTDEKGEFTLTKVASGNFKILISFIGYKTKTISNVKIDRRTELNLGTVVLVPDVVQLNEVEVVGMAQMVEEKVDRLVYNAEKDITSRGGDASDVMKKVPMLTVDLDGNVSLRGSSNVRVLINNKPSTIIATSVADALKQIPADMIKSVEVITSPSARYDAEGSAGIINIITKKSTIQGGTLNLDTGIGNRGSNLGLRGNYRIGKMGFSLGGFGRFNYNMPGKSENLQVGKLSDFTVRQMSDSKNKMAFGSYNFGWDWEIDSKTSLSAGVRYGMRNNKVDQELYTYNTVNDTTRTSFRDVNSKDLSGTWDVNVDYMKTLAKPGQELSISTQYSRNNRTNDFDADIFSLNNTQLRELIGQQGNNNSSHNQESTVQVDYQTPIKENQMLELGGKGIFRQVVSNFDYYNTVDTPQPASNLNYDQNVAAGYLSYTFTTKSRFTVKAGTRYEYTSIDAQQGEAGDLRLPAYGNLVPSINLSQTFGKGQTVKLAYNRRLQRPGIQFLNPNRNAANPQNITEGNPNLKPELTDQVELGTSFFKNSMYINVSTFARFTNSSIESIRTTDENGVITTTYGNIGSKKNYGANIFGNVTFFKRWQLGGGFDFYYADLSNNSPDLALQNSNSGFVLSGRFRTSLNIKNGWGLQAGGFMRGRDVQLQGTQAGFRMYDFGIRKEFANKRGSIGFGMENFLAPSFKMKTSLESSTFTQNNTNYLYNRGFRVNFSYRFGKMTFVEQKPRRRKSVNNDDQKSDGGGNMDAGGGGMQGGGQAPAAAPAAGGRGAGAPGAGRPQGARPAADSTARPVQQGNSPGLPGQGQPVMRQDSIKRDSTQVRPDSTTIRPDSSTVRPDSTARPALPATPIKQDSTALPVKPATPADSTKKE; via the coding sequence ATGAAACTTGTTTTACAACTAACATTCCTGGCTGTGTTCTCAGGACTCACATCGGAGGCATTCGCCCAGTTTCCGGGCGGTGGCGGCGGTGGTTCCAGAGGCGGTGGAGGCGATTTTCGCGGAGGCGGCAACAGGCCGCAACGGCAGACGGTTATTCCGGGAACGGCAGAAGACACCCCCAAAGGCAACGGTAAAATCACGGGCGTGCTCGTGGATTCGACTTCTAAAAAACCGGTGGAATTCGCCGCATTGTCGCTCGTAGATACGAAAACGAATAGTCCGATTGATGGTACTACTACCGACGAAAAAGGCGAGTTTACCCTCACAAAAGTGGCTTCGGGCAACTTCAAGATCCTGATTTCCTTTATCGGCTATAAAACAAAAACGATCAGCAACGTCAAAATCGACCGCAGGACGGAACTGAACCTGGGCACTGTTGTACTGGTGCCCGACGTGGTGCAGCTTAACGAAGTGGAAGTGGTGGGGATGGCGCAAATGGTGGAGGAGAAAGTCGACAGGCTGGTGTACAATGCTGAAAAGGACATTACCAGCCGGGGCGGTGACGCTTCCGACGTGATGAAAAAGGTGCCGATGCTCACCGTGGACCTCGATGGTAACGTATCGCTCCGCGGAAGTTCCAACGTACGCGTGCTGATCAACAACAAGCCTTCGACGATCATCGCTACCAGCGTGGCCGATGCATTGAAACAGATCCCGGCAGATATGATCAAATCCGTGGAGGTCATCACGTCGCCTTCCGCACGCTATGATGCCGAAGGTTCTGCGGGTATTATCAATATCATCACCAAAAAGAGTACCATTCAAGGCGGTACGCTTAACCTCGACACGGGTATCGGTAACCGCGGCTCCAACCTGGGCTTGCGCGGTAACTACCGGATCGGCAAAATGGGTTTCAGTTTGGGCGGTTTCGGCCGGTTCAATTATAATATGCCGGGTAAATCGGAGAATTTGCAGGTTGGCAAGCTGAGCGATTTTACGGTGCGCCAAATGAGCGATTCCAAAAATAAAATGGCATTTGGCTCCTACAACTTCGGGTGGGACTGGGAAATCGATTCCAAAACGTCATTGTCGGCCGGGGTGCGCTATGGCATGCGGAACAACAAGGTGGACCAGGAGCTCTACACCTACAATACCGTAAACGATACCACTAGAACCAGCTTCCGCGACGTGAACAGCAAGGACCTTTCCGGCACCTGGGACGTGAATGTCGATTATATGAAAACCCTTGCCAAGCCTGGCCAGGAGCTGAGCATTTCGACGCAATACAGCCGTAACAACCGTACGAACGACTTCGACGCCGACATTTTCTCGCTGAACAATACGCAGCTGAGAGAATTGATTGGCCAGCAAGGCAACAACAATAGCAGCCACAACCAGGAAAGCACCGTTCAGGTCGATTACCAGACACCGATCAAGGAAAACCAGATGCTGGAACTCGGTGGAAAGGGTATTTTCCGTCAGGTAGTGAGTAATTTTGATTATTACAACACGGTGGACACACCACAGCCGGCCAGCAACCTGAACTATGATCAGAATGTAGCAGCGGGATATTTGTCCTACACATTCACTACCAAAAGCAGATTTACCGTAAAAGCGGGCACGCGCTACGAATACACGAGCATCGATGCGCAGCAGGGCGAAGCCGGAGACCTGAGATTGCCGGCATACGGTAACCTGGTACCGAGCATTAACCTTTCGCAGACTTTCGGGAAAGGGCAGACCGTGAAGCTGGCCTATAACCGCCGCCTCCAACGCCCGGGCATTCAGTTCCTGAACCCGAACCGGAATGCGGCCAATCCGCAGAACATCACCGAGGGTAACCCGAACCTGAAACCGGAACTGACCGACCAGGTGGAGCTGGGGACAAGCTTCTTCAAAAACTCGATGTACATTAATGTCTCGACTTTCGCGCGCTTCACCAACAGCTCCATCGAAAGCATCCGTACCACCGACGAAAACGGTGTGATCACGACGACTTATGGAAACATCGGTTCGAAGAAGAACTATGGTGCCAATATTTTCGGTAATGTAACTTTCTTCAAAAGATGGCAGCTCGGCGGCGGGTTCGATTTCTACTACGCCGACCTTTCCAACAACAGTCCTGATCTCGCATTGCAAAACTCCAACAGCGGTTTCGTGTTAAGCGGCCGTTTCCGCACCAGTTTGAACATCAAAAACGGCTGGGGCTTGCAGGCAGGCGGCTTCATGCGCGGCCGCGACGTGCAGCTGCAAGGTACGCAGGCCGGTTTCCGCATGTACGACTTCGGTATCCGCAAGGAATTTGCCAACAAGCGTGGCAGCATCGGTTTTGGAATGGAAAACTTCCTCGCGCCTTCGTTTAAAATGAAGACCAGCCTGGAATCCAGTACATTTACCCAAAACAATACCAACTACCTGTACAACCGCGGTTTCCGGGTGAACTTCTCTTATCGTTTCGGTAAAATGACGTTCGTGGAGCAGAAACCGCGCAGAAGAAAATCAGTGAATAACGACGACCAGAAATCCGACGGCGGCGGTAATATGGACGCTGGCGGCGGAGGAATGCAGGGCGGCGGACAGGCGCCGGCAGCTGCACCGGCAGCAGGCGGTCGTGGAGCAGGTGCTCCCGGTGCGGGACGTCCGCAAGGTGCAAGACCAGCCGCAGACAGCACGGCGCGCCCGGTTCAGCAGGGTAACTCTCCGGGCCTTCCCGGACAAGGACAACCTGTAATGCGTCAGGATTCGATCAAACGCGACTCTACGCAAGTAAGGCCGGATTCCACCACAATTCGTCCAGATAGCAGCACCGTCCGCCCGGACAGCACGGCACGTCCGGCATTGCCCGCAACGCCAATCAAGCAGGATTCGACCGCGTTGCCAGTGAAACCAGCTACGCCGGCGGATTCGACGAAGAAGGAATAA
- a CDS encoding sensor histidine kinase — MDTRAARKYPPLFLHLLGWSFLALFLMWQPLSWQIQFPASFWIKQAVLFSLLITIFYLNYYFWFPKFLAKNKYSRFILFNIVSVVMLAVITEQVKIAINHGEQMDRAFKLAREVNGDKKRHDRLDYFALLTALMIIGLSTSVAAVRTAQLDKQYRQNLEKEKINSELSFLKAQINPHFFFNTLNNIYALTVIDVEAAREALHKLSRMMRYVLYETQHGTVLLSQEIAFAQDYIQLMQLRLTDKVTVHLNPPNPLHDVSIAPMLFLPFIENAFKHGVSAVQPSRIDIQIRQEGHKIFVEVKNTLFTDKRAILDESNGIGLANTQRRLDLLYPGKYQLEVTENKEEKEFEVHLELETA, encoded by the coding sequence ATGGATACGCGTGCTGCACGGAAATATCCTCCGTTATTCCTCCACTTGCTGGGATGGAGTTTTCTGGCCCTGTTTTTAATGTGGCAACCGCTGAGCTGGCAGATCCAGTTTCCGGCGAGTTTCTGGATCAAACAAGCGGTGTTGTTTTCGCTGCTCATCACCATATTTTACCTCAACTATTACTTCTGGTTCCCCAAATTCCTCGCTAAAAACAAGTATTCGCGGTTTATCCTTTTCAATATCGTGTCGGTTGTGATGCTGGCCGTGATTACCGAGCAGGTGAAGATCGCGATCAACCACGGCGAGCAGATGGACCGGGCATTTAAGCTGGCCCGCGAAGTGAATGGCGACAAGAAACGGCACGACCGCCTCGACTATTTTGCATTGCTCACCGCATTAATGATCATCGGGCTCAGCACCAGCGTGGCCGCCGTACGCACGGCGCAGCTCGACAAGCAGTACCGCCAGAACCTCGAAAAGGAGAAAATCAATTCCGAGCTCTCGTTTTTGAAAGCACAGATCAACCCGCATTTCTTTTTCAATACCCTGAATAACATTTATGCACTCACTGTGATCGACGTGGAGGCTGCGCGGGAAGCGTTGCATAAGCTCTCGCGCATGATGCGCTACGTGCTGTACGAAACCCAGCACGGCACGGTGCTGCTCAGCCAGGAAATAGCTTTTGCGCAGGATTACATCCAGCTCATGCAGCTCCGCCTGACCGACAAGGTAACCGTGCACCTTAATCCGCCCAACCCGCTCCACGACGTTTCCATTGCACCCATGCTATTCCTGCCCTTTATTGAAAATGCATTCAAACACGGTGTGAGCGCCGTACAGCCGAGCCGGATCGACATTCAGATCCGCCAGGAAGGCCATAAGATATTTGTAGAAGTGAAAAATACCCTGTTTACCGACAAAAGGGCCATTCTGGACGAAAGCAACGGCATTGGCCTGGCCAATACCCAACGCCGTCTCGATCTGTTGTACCCCGGCAAATACCAGCTGGAAGTCACGGAGAACAAGGAAGAGAAAGAGTTTGAAGTACACCTGGAACTGGAAACGGCATGA